One Sediminicola sp. YIK13 DNA segment encodes these proteins:
- a CDS encoding YobI family P-loop NTPase produces MNEPSKKTNQNSSSTSDKDSSIKNFISKLKKLRYSFVQIFFQEKDKAEPISSLAAKVLKSKKEIEKIQPYLNRLNSALSSEDVTNIALTGTYGSGKSTVIKTFQDIYKAEDPNNDFKYLNISLASFKDEILDEEDESKKENKNEESSNGIKNALLSKRHKDFEKLLEVSILQQMIYHVKPSRIPDSRFKRIVNFTKWKLIITSISFVIWLISAFSMWQFNVFSKINPFAWTFSSKDLDFTSLIIISIFLSGLSKIIYSLIRTFGNSRISKINIKGELELGEKVDKSILNQHLDEIIYYFQRTEFNVVVIEDLDRFKDTEIFTKLREINLLLNNSELIRRKIVFVYAIRDDMFQGNERIKFFDYIIPVIPFINPSNANDKLTELLKEEDLISVFSQSFIDDVVTFIDDIDMRLLTNILQEYLVYKESLTHELTQDNLLAIVIYKNIYPRDFAKLHKNEGDLFDFISNKATYVNDMISKLDEEIATNIPLISGLQNEKIKNEKELKEVYLFNIISQLDNPSDIFIEGKPVPLNKLLEQDNFNSLINEQNINYNTLIINRSYNMYTKTKKSLDKSFSDIEREINKFHKFNERIEHINNNNDNRLEELKEQNELLKERKEEIKRWNIKNIFQNQDVSVYLGPFMGSLLMRSLLVNGYINENYLDYISLFHEVNITKGDYTFIRKVKIGESLDFNYKIEKLENLIKKIDESHFEKVAILNHQVIEFILKNKNQYKSRYESLKKLLKSENQKVIDFIDRFKRSEQTDNKILFKELPSIWQGFWNFITTKGKFSEKKTNEYLQLIVTHANLADIKNFNNIKSFKQHFSILSNLADLVKDKDQTEKLKSIIESFKIKFDNISELNYNNEFLYDYVLTNDSYEIKYTNLLAITTDEGKSEEDFRSSNYTTLRHLENKLPLAYIEKNIETYVTNVFLTLENTKETEDALISLLNNSDLIIPTRKLILETTATVFQNLSDFDDIEIKEEILKQLAVNTSWVNVMDYFNSYTKENLDSILINYLDNDDVYNELGKSNLSSLKDDNEVKKKLALAIIYCDELSLESHTKLRTCKSSGWTGLVLKGLSSDKVKSMIESKFFTLSVEYYDKVKEEFPGLHINLIEKSFITYIKNYAAYEMNEEDHSSIMQSIVLRDAQKKEFLNTLDENEIIEDAVIASSATKVYVNEKVSNLSYSLLYGLFKGSSSNEYRIQLFNLNSNNIDKTQAKNLIGQLGHPYNRLIKSRKQAKIAINPINLEFTNNLMSLGIITSNREVRGMIKAVASA; encoded by the coding sequence ATGAATGAACCATCCAAAAAAACAAACCAGAATTCGAGTTCTACATCTGACAAAGATTCATCCATAAAAAACTTTATTTCAAAATTAAAAAAACTTAGATATAGTTTTGTTCAAATATTTTTCCAGGAGAAAGATAAGGCAGAACCAATTAGCTCTTTAGCAGCAAAAGTACTTAAGTCTAAAAAAGAAATTGAAAAAATCCAACCTTATCTAAATAGACTAAATAGTGCGCTTTCAAGTGAAGATGTAACTAATATTGCTCTTACTGGTACATACGGTTCAGGGAAAAGCACAGTAATTAAAACCTTTCAAGATATATACAAAGCAGAGGACCCAAATAATGATTTTAAATATTTAAACATTTCTTTGGCATCTTTTAAAGATGAAATATTAGATGAAGAAGATGAGTCAAAAAAGGAAAATAAAAATGAAGAAAGCTCAAATGGAATTAAAAATGCTCTTTTATCAAAACGGCATAAAGACTTTGAAAAGCTATTAGAAGTTAGTATTCTTCAACAAATGATTTATCATGTTAAGCCCTCAAGAATTCCTGATTCTCGCTTTAAAAGAATTGTAAACTTTACAAAATGGAAATTAATTATTACTTCTATCTCTTTTGTAATATGGCTTATTTCTGCATTCTCTATGTGGCAGTTTAATGTTTTTAGTAAAATAAATCCTTTTGCATGGACATTTTCTTCTAAAGATTTAGATTTTACTTCACTTATTATAATAAGTATCTTTTTAAGTGGGTTGTCAAAAATTATTTATAGTCTTATTAGAACTTTTGGCAATTCACGTATCAGCAAGATAAATATTAAAGGAGAGCTTGAACTAGGTGAAAAAGTTGATAAGTCTATACTAAATCAGCATCTCGACGAAATCATTTATTACTTTCAAAGAACTGAATTCAATGTAGTTGTTATTGAAGACTTAGACAGATTTAAGGATACAGAAATTTTCACAAAGCTAAGAGAAATCAATTTGCTGTTAAATAATAGTGAGCTCATACGAAGAAAAATTGTATTTGTTTATGCTATTAGAGATGACATGTTTCAAGGTAATGAAAGAATCAAATTTTTTGATTATATAATACCAGTTATTCCATTTATAAATCCTTCCAATGCGAACGACAAGCTGACAGAACTACTTAAAGAAGAAGATTTAATTAGTGTTTTTTCGCAAAGTTTTATTGACGACGTTGTTACTTTTATTGATGATATTGATATGCGTTTGCTAACAAATATTTTACAAGAATATTTGGTATATAAAGAAAGTCTTACTCATGAACTTACTCAGGACAACTTACTTGCGATAGTCATCTACAAGAATATTTATCCAAGAGATTTTGCTAAACTGCATAAAAATGAAGGAGACTTGTTTGATTTCATATCTAATAAAGCCACTTATGTTAATGATATGATTTCTAAGTTGGATGAAGAAATTGCTACTAATATTCCATTAATTTCAGGTTTACAAAATGAGAAGATAAAAAATGAAAAGGAGCTTAAAGAGGTTTATTTATTCAACATCATTAGTCAATTAGATAATCCATCTGATATTTTCATAGAAGGCAAGCCAGTACCATTGAATAAACTTTTGGAACAAGACAATTTTAATTCCCTAATTAATGAACAAAACATTAATTATAATACATTAATTATTAATCGTTCCTATAATATGTACACAAAGACTAAAAAATCTTTAGATAAGTCGTTTTCTGATATTGAAAGGGAAATAAATAAGTTTCACAAATTTAATGAAAGAATTGAGCATATAAATAATAACAATGATAATAGGCTTGAAGAGTTAAAAGAACAAAATGAACTATTAAAGGAACGAAAAGAAGAGATTAAAAGGTGGAATATTAAAAATATTTTCCAGAACCAAGACGTAAGTGTTTATTTAGGTCCATTTATGGGTAGTTTACTAATGAGAAGTTTATTAGTTAATGGATATATTAATGAAAATTACTTAGACTACATATCTCTTTTTCATGAGGTTAATATTACAAAAGGAGATTATACTTTTATTAGAAAAGTAAAAATTGGAGAAAGCTTGGATTTCAATTATAAGATTGAAAAATTAGAAAATCTAATAAAGAAGATAGATGAAAGCCATTTTGAAAAGGTTGCTATATTAAATCATCAAGTTATAGAGTTCATTTTAAAAAATAAAAATCAATACAAATCTAGATATGAGTCTTTAAAAAAACTACTGAAATCTGAGAATCAAAAAGTAATTGATTTCATTGATAGGTTTAAAAGAAGTGAACAAACGGATAATAAAATCTTATTCAAAGAATTGCCAAGTATATGGCAAGGTTTTTGGAATTTTATAACTACAAAAGGTAAGTTTTCCGAGAAGAAAACTAACGAATACCTTCAGCTTATTGTTACTCATGCAAATTTAGCAGACATAAAGAACTTTAACAATATAAAGTCTTTCAAGCAGCATTTTTCTATATTATCTAACCTTGCCGATTTGGTAAAGGATAAAGACCAGACTGAAAAATTAAAATCAATTATAGAAAGTTTTAAAATCAAGTTTGATAATATATCTGAATTAAATTATAACAATGAATTTTTATATGACTATGTATTAACCAATGATTCTTACGAAATAAAATATACTAACCTGTTAGCTATTACGACCGACGAGGGGAAAAGCGAAGAAGATTTTAGAAGTTCAAATTATACTACCTTAAGGCACTTAGAGAACAAATTACCTCTTGCTTATATTGAGAAAAATATTGAAACATATGTAACAAATGTATTCTTAACATTAGAGAATACAAAGGAGACAGAGGATGCTTTAATTTCGCTTTTAAATAATTCTGATTTAATAATTCCAACAAGAAAATTAATTCTGGAAACCACTGCGACAGTTTTTCAAAATCTATCAGACTTTGATGATATTGAAATAAAGGAAGAGATTTTAAAACAGTTAGCTGTTAATACTAGTTGGGTTAATGTAATGGACTATTTCAATAGTTACACAAAAGAAAACTTGGATAGTATCTTAATTAACTATCTTGATAATGATGATGTTTACAATGAATTAGGTAAAAGTAATTTGTCTTCACTTAAGGATGATAATGAGGTTAAGAAAAAACTTGCGCTGGCAATCATTTATTGTGATGAGCTAAGTTTGGAAAGTCACACTAAACTCAGAACTTGTAAAAGTTCAGGCTGGACTGGACTAGTGCTCAAAGGGCTCTCTTCTGATAAAGTTAAATCCATGATTGAATCCAAGTTTTTTACATTGTCGGTCGAATATTATGATAAAGTAAAAGAAGAATTTCCTGGGCTTCATATTAATTTAATTGAAAAAAGTTTTATTACGTACATTAAGAATTATGCCGCATATGAAATGAATGAAGAAGACCATTCGTCTATAATGCAATCCATAGTTTTAAGGGATGCACAAAAAAAGGAATTTTTAAATACTTTAGATGAAAACGAAATAATAGAAGATGCTGTTATAGCTAGTTCAGCAACTAAGGTATATGTGAATGAAAAAGTTAGCAATCTTAGTTATAGTCTTTTGTATGGGCTATTTAAGGGAAGTAGTTCTAATGAATATAGAATACAATTGTTTAATTTGAATTCTAATAACATTGATAAAACCCAAGCTAAGAACTTAATTGGACAATTAGGACATCCATACAATAGACTCATAAAATCAAGAAAACAAGCTAAGATTGCTATTAATCCTATTAACCTAGAGTTTACCAATAACTTAATGAGTTTAGGAATAATAACTTCTAATAGGGAAGTTAGAGGTATGATTAAAGCTGTCGCATCTGCCTAA
- a CDS encoding DUF4138 domain-containing protein: MKKMLYPFIFICSIWIASAQDTKPLDTIFANEHKAVALFFPSPIQQGITGSANYVFSFNREKQQYFGLLQAYPGAESNLLVIGTNGQVFSYILRYGKKLSKLNYFITEEESIGNETEQTSLWFQENETVTTLDSIAENSEATELEKLCGQLLKTPRPFNQIKHNKGMALSMTNSLYHGDKVFVVFEIQNGTQIDYEINALDLYRVNGTKKRKASFQEVPLKPIYQFKRPSKVSSGSTVQFVQVYPKFTLGKNERLLVTLDELRGGRNLRLKLR, translated from the coding sequence ATGAAAAAAATGCTCTACCCTTTTATATTTATTTGCTCCATTTGGATTGCATCTGCACAAGACACTAAACCCTTGGACACTATCTTTGCCAATGAGCACAAGGCCGTGGCCCTATTCTTCCCCAGCCCCATACAACAGGGGATTACAGGCTCCGCTAATTATGTATTCAGTTTCAATAGGGAAAAACAGCAGTACTTTGGGCTTTTACAAGCCTACCCAGGTGCGGAAAGCAACCTCTTGGTCATTGGAACCAATGGCCAGGTCTTTTCTTATATTCTGCGATATGGGAAAAAACTGTCTAAGCTCAATTATTTCATTACAGAAGAAGAAAGTATTGGAAATGAAACGGAGCAGACTAGCTTATGGTTTCAAGAAAATGAAACAGTTACGACTTTGGATTCGATAGCAGAGAATTCCGAGGCTACGGAGTTAGAAAAATTATGCGGCCAATTACTAAAAACGCCTAGGCCGTTCAATCAAATAAAGCATAATAAAGGGATGGCCCTTAGCATGACCAATAGCCTATATCATGGAGATAAGGTCTTTGTAGTCTTTGAGATCCAGAACGGAACACAGATCGATTATGAAATCAACGCCTTGGACCTTTACAGGGTGAACGGCACCAAAAAAAGAAAGGCCTCCTTTCAGGAAGTACCCTTAAAACCAATTTATCAATTCAAGAGACCTTCCAAGGTCAGTTCCGGATCCACAGTGCAGTTTGTACAAGTGTATCCAAAGTTTACCTTGGGTAAAAATGAAAGGCTATTGGTCACTTTGGATGAGTTACGTGGCGGGAGGAATTTACGATTGAAATTAAGATAA
- the traM gene encoding conjugative transposon protein TraM has protein sequence MNIEKNKIVFGSVILVVILFILSYTYLVLGEGDDQNDVLQETQVPKLEQQQKDYSSKLYALNELKEVRQTNAPSIYDEKLFDSIGAFDYNLVKKKRERELDSIYGKYTDRETERAGRQTYETREKTEQDIPKQEWNPTVSLKEIGLEHQLFFSANPQPIEDGSSGSTSSVLFAKVDGEQILKANSRIQLQLTQKVLIGTTLFPVNTKVYGIVTFQPNRVMIKIENIDHVPLTFKAYDLQDGLEGVYIENSFKSDASREVADDIVQDINLPGVPQVGGITKVFQRNNRTVKVLVADNYQLLLKSQ, from the coding sequence ATGAATATAGAAAAGAACAAAATCGTATTTGGATCCGTGATACTGGTCGTTATTCTGTTTATCCTTTCATACACCTATTTGGTCTTAGGGGAAGGAGATGACCAAAATGATGTTTTGCAAGAGACTCAAGTCCCAAAATTGGAACAGCAGCAAAAAGACTATTCCTCCAAACTGTATGCCCTTAATGAACTTAAGGAAGTAAGGCAGACCAATGCCCCGAGTATTTACGATGAAAAGCTGTTCGATTCCATAGGTGCCTTTGATTACAACCTTGTGAAAAAGAAAAGGGAAAGGGAATTGGACAGTATATACGGCAAGTATACAGATCGGGAAACCGAGCGAGCTGGAAGGCAAACCTACGAGACCCGTGAAAAAACTGAACAGGATATCCCGAAGCAAGAATGGAACCCTACTGTTTCCTTAAAAGAAATAGGATTGGAGCACCAGCTTTTTTTTAGTGCCAATCCACAACCCATCGAAGATGGGTCTTCAGGGTCAACATCCAGTGTGCTTTTTGCAAAGGTGGATGGAGAGCAGATCCTAAAGGCAAATAGCAGGATACAACTTCAACTGACCCAAAAGGTATTGATCGGCACTACCCTATTCCCAGTGAATACAAAGGTTTACGGAATAGTAACTTTTCAACCCAATCGGGTAATGATCAAAATTGAAAATATAGACCATGTGCCCTTGACATTTAAGGCTTATGATCTGCAGGACGGATTGGAGGGTGTCTATATAGAGAACAGTTTCAAATCCGATGCCTCCCGAGAAGTGGCGGATGACATTGTTCAGGACATCAACCTCCCTGGAGTTCCCCAGGTGGGAGGTATCACAAAGGTATTCCAACGAAACAACCGCACCGTAAAGGTTTTGGTCGCGGATAATTATCAATTGCTCTTAAAAAGTCAATAA
- a CDS encoding TraG family conjugative transposon ATPase yields MNKLNLVSKHPIMDLQGNAIFASNGNVVLGFTLRLPEVHSLSSTDFDELHSTWFQAFKSMPVGTVIHKQDVYLKKSYSADQLPKDTFLSKATQHYFKGRDYLDHKSYLFFILTRNRALNNDKYVNPFQKVSHSITDSLDESISRFKTVVNDATSFINNSRKIVLKPLLESEILGLTNNYFNGYNEGFDTDMLLDKSNIAIGEHFFDVLAVNNEGCFGECVQSSKTNDRFTSDDFVFHQGFIDGLGLTLKENHIVNQIIYLDDKQKWRKLLDKKIEELQKSSNFGSQNKVVLKKIQHIQDQINADETSRIIRGHLNIIYWSDKETDLKRISSTIKAEFKALDIFPYYPRGEERKNYFLNSYCCFSSNFSNEDLYVTDLKHSLCLFLNNTNYRSDETGILFNDREHNIPILKDVWDEHKKRIKARNFVIFAPTGEGKSFLANNILRQYFENGIRLVIIDLGGSYTKFANLYPDQYAVLRYESGKNLGINPFYISNKEDLTPERLEDLSIFLFEILASELKVTKAQTVSLKKILLHYYQKVHKDHSLQSFYDFIDSHREHLLEDLKIHPDYFNITNFLHILSEYVGSGLYSFLFELKEDQTYKIEDKGLIIFELDEVKDNKEILSVMLKLIKSAIQRTIWKNRAEKGIILFDEFAKQLKFDNVLESVEFYYQAIRKQNGAIGIILQSINQLPNNSTSASILENTQVIYSLNNEKGYDALKERLNLSSHDLNQLKSIKNNLIGPRKYTEVFIKIGKESNIFRLEVPPEVYAAYLTDGPENAAIMALYNKYGCMEKAITAYVQQINNLKSTL; encoded by the coding sequence ATGAATAAGCTGAACTTGGTCTCCAAACATCCTATAATGGATCTCCAGGGCAATGCCATTTTTGCCAGCAATGGAAATGTGGTGCTTGGGTTTACCTTAAGACTACCCGAAGTACATTCCCTTTCCTCTACCGATTTTGATGAGTTGCATAGTACCTGGTTCCAAGCCTTCAAGTCCATGCCTGTGGGAACGGTCATCCATAAACAAGATGTCTATTTAAAGAAATCCTATTCAGCGGATCAATTGCCCAAAGACACCTTCCTATCCAAGGCCACCCAACACTATTTTAAAGGTCGTGACTATTTGGACCACAAGAGCTATCTCTTCTTCATCCTTACCAGGAACAGGGCATTGAACAATGACAAATATGTAAATCCCTTCCAGAAGGTTTCCCATTCCATAACTGATTCCTTGGATGAATCTATATCCCGTTTTAAAACCGTGGTCAATGATGCGACGTCCTTTATCAATAACAGCAGAAAGATTGTCTTGAAGCCACTTTTGGAATCTGAAATACTAGGTCTTACCAATAATTACTTCAACGGCTATAATGAAGGTTTTGATACCGATATGCTGTTGGATAAATCCAATATTGCCATTGGGGAACACTTTTTTGATGTCCTTGCGGTCAACAATGAAGGTTGTTTTGGAGAATGTGTGCAGAGTAGTAAGACCAATGACCGTTTCACTTCCGATGATTTTGTATTCCATCAGGGATTTATAGATGGGCTGGGACTGACCTTGAAAGAAAACCATATTGTCAACCAGATCATCTATCTGGACGACAAACAGAAATGGAGAAAATTGCTCGACAAGAAAATTGAGGAACTGCAGAAGAGCTCCAATTTTGGCTCCCAGAACAAAGTGGTACTGAAGAAAATCCAGCATATCCAGGACCAGATCAATGCGGACGAAACCTCTAGGATCATCCGTGGCCATTTGAACATCATCTATTGGTCGGACAAGGAAACTGACCTCAAACGGATATCATCGACCATAAAAGCGGAATTCAAAGCCTTGGACATCTTCCCCTACTATCCGAGGGGGGAAGAGCGAAAGAACTATTTTTTGAACAGCTATTGTTGCTTCTCTTCAAATTTTTCCAATGAAGATTTATATGTTACCGATCTAAAACACAGTCTTTGCCTATTTCTCAACAATACCAATTACCGATCTGATGAGACAGGGATCCTCTTCAATGATAGGGAACATAATATACCCATATTAAAGGATGTGTGGGATGAGCATAAGAAACGGATCAAGGCCCGCAACTTTGTCATCTTTGCCCCTACCGGAGAAGGAAAATCCTTTCTCGCCAACAATATTCTGAGGCAGTATTTTGAAAATGGGATTCGGTTGGTCATCATCGATCTTGGGGGATCCTATACCAAGTTCGCCAATTTGTATCCCGACCAATATGCCGTATTAAGGTACGAAAGCGGCAAAAACTTGGGCATCAATCCCTTTTACATCTCTAACAAAGAGGATCTTACCCCCGAACGCTTAGAAGATCTTTCTATATTCTTGTTTGAAATATTGGCCAGTGAGCTAAAGGTGACCAAGGCCCAAACCGTATCGCTTAAGAAGATACTCTTGCACTACTATCAAAAAGTGCACAAGGACCATTCCTTGCAAAGTTTTTATGACTTTATCGATAGCCATAGGGAACACCTTCTTGAGGATCTCAAAATACATCCCGATTACTTTAACATCACCAACTTCCTGCACATCCTATCAGAATATGTGGGCAGTGGACTCTATAGCTTCTTGTTCGAACTGAAGGAGGACCAGACCTATAAAATCGAGGACAAGGGGTTGATCATTTTTGAGTTGGATGAAGTAAAGGACAACAAGGAAATCTTGTCCGTTATGCTGAAATTAATCAAATCGGCCATTCAAAGGACCATCTGGAAGAACCGGGCAGAAAAGGGTATCATCCTTTTTGATGAATTTGCCAAACAATTAAAATTTGACAATGTGCTTGAAAGTGTGGAATTCTATTATCAGGCCATCCGAAAACAAAATGGGGCCATAGGTATCATCCTACAATCCATCAACCAATTGCCCAACAATTCCACCTCTGCCAGCATTTTGGAGAACACCCAGGTCATTTACAGCCTGAACAATGAAAAGGGCTATGATGCATTAAAAGAACGGTTGAACCTCTCCAGTCACGACCTGAACCAATTAAAATCCATCAAGAACAACCTGATCGGTCCACGAAAGTATACCGAGGTATTTATAAAAATCGGCAAGGAAAGCAACATCTTCCGTTTGGAGGTACCCCCTGAGGTCTATGCCGCCTATCTCACCGATGGCCCAGAAAACGCGGCTATAATGGCCCTTTACAATAAATATGGCTGTATGGAAAAGGCAATTACTGCATATGTACAACAAATAAACAATCTAAAATCAACTCTATGA
- a CDS encoding type I restriction-modification system subunit M produces MAKQKVKEKAIEETLWQSCDKLRGSVEPAEYKHVVLGLIFLKFASDKFEQRRKELIADNKEKYVEMKDFYAMKNVFYLEEISRWSYIIKNAKQNDISLKIDTALNTIEKNNPALKGALPDNYFSRLALDKTKLASLLDTINDIDTLKDNGQDVIGRVYEYFLGKFALKESSGKGKGEFYTPKTIVNLMAELIEPYKGIIYDPCCGTGGMFVQSIKFIEAHQGSKKEVSIYGQENTPTTYKLAKMNLAIRGIAANLGDKHADTFSNDQHKDLKADYIMANPPFNLKNWRGENELLDDPRWMGYEVPPKSNANYGWILNMVSKLSENGVAGFILANGALSGGGEEYKIRRKLIENDLVEAIIIIPRNTFYTTDISVTLWILNKNKKQRTDNTKEKPKSYRDRTGEILFMDLRRWGSEYEKKYIELTEDDIQQVALNFHNWQQADYETTYKDIPEFCKSASFLELEANDFSLVPSKFIKFVDKDSGIDFDIEMKRIQQDFKTLLQEEKDSQAQLINAFKTLGYEL; encoded by the coding sequence ATGGCCAAACAGAAAGTAAAGGAAAAAGCTATTGAAGAAACCTTGTGGCAATCTTGCGACAAGTTGAGAGGTTCGGTAGAACCTGCCGAATACAAACACGTAGTTCTCGGACTGATTTTCCTCAAATTCGCCAGTGACAAATTTGAACAACGCAGAAAAGAACTGATTGCAGATAATAAAGAAAAGTATGTGGAAATGAAAGATTTCTACGCTATGAAAAATGTGTTCTACTTAGAAGAAATTTCACGGTGGAGCTACATCATCAAAAATGCCAAGCAAAACGATATTTCCTTAAAAATTGACACGGCTCTCAACACTATTGAGAAAAACAACCCTGCTCTTAAAGGTGCTTTGCCCGACAATTATTTTTCTCGTTTGGCATTGGACAAAACCAAACTCGCTTCCCTACTCGACACTATCAACGACATTGACACGCTCAAAGACAACGGACAAGATGTGATTGGACGAGTGTATGAATATTTCTTGGGTAAGTTTGCTTTGAAAGAAAGTAGCGGAAAAGGCAAAGGCGAATTTTATACACCCAAAACCATTGTGAATTTGATGGCGGAATTAATAGAACCCTACAAAGGCATCATTTATGACCCTTGCTGTGGAACAGGCGGAATGTTCGTGCAGTCTATCAAATTCATAGAAGCCCACCAAGGAAGCAAAAAAGAAGTTTCTATTTACGGACAAGAAAATACGCCAACCACTTACAAATTGGCGAAAATGAATTTGGCGATTCGTGGGATTGCTGCCAATCTTGGCGACAAACACGCAGACACTTTTTCCAACGACCAGCACAAAGACCTGAAAGCCGATTACATTATGGCGAATCCGCCATTTAACTTGAAAAATTGGCGAGGCGAAAACGAACTCTTGGACGACCCACGTTGGATGGGCTATGAAGTGCCACCCAAAAGCAACGCCAACTACGGTTGGATTTTGAATATGGTGAGCAAACTTTCTGAAAATGGAGTAGCAGGTTTTATTCTTGCCAATGGTGCACTTTCGGGCGGTGGTGAAGAATACAAAATCCGTAGAAAGTTGATTGAAAATGATTTGGTAGAAGCCATTATCATCATTCCGCGAAATACTTTTTACACGACTGATATTAGCGTTACGCTATGGATTTTGAACAAAAACAAAAAGCAACGTACCGATAACACCAAAGAAAAACCTAAAAGCTACCGAGACCGCACAGGCGAAATCCTGTTTATGGATTTAAGGCGTTGGGGCAGCGAGTACGAAAAGAAATACATAGAACTCACCGAAGACGACATACAGCAAGTAGCTCTAAACTTTCACAATTGGCAGCAAGCCGATTATGAAACTACCTACAAAGACATACCCGAGTTTTGCAAATCTGCCAGTTTTTTAGAATTGGAAGCCAACGATTTTTCTTTGGTGCCGAGCAAATTCATAAAGTTTGTGGACAAAGACAGCGGTATTGACTTTGACATCGAAATGAAACGCATACAACAAGATTTTAAAACCCTTTTGCAAGAAGAAAAAGACTCACAAGCACAATTGATAAACGCTTTTAAAACATTGGGCTATGAGCTTTAA
- a CDS encoding restriction endonuclease subunit S has translation MSFKKIGPYIREVDKRNSDSKITLLRGVSTRKVLIESVANMTNVSLHNYKIAEKGQLVYVADTSRRGEKIAIALNEDETCIVSSIYTVFETDQNYLLPEYLFIWFNRSEFDRYARFNSWGSARETFNWDDLCDVEIPMPSIEEQRKYVALYNGLLTNQKVYENSLADLQLICDTYIEDLIKKEPLKRLGEYIELNEQRNSDLKYGVDDVRGVSNSKQFMPTKANNVGRNLERFYVISPGEFVYNSRTTRMGDKVGLGYNNNEETFLTSWNNTAFRVKKDSLNILNPAYLYLFFYRSEFDRYARFNSWGSSTELFSWADMCDVHLPIPSIEKQEAIVTIYHTLETRKRINEQLKESIKPLCPVLMKGVVESMEVENLKIETV, from the coding sequence ATGAGCTTTAAAAAAATTGGCCCTTATATTAGAGAAGTTGACAAAAGAAATTCTGACTCAAAAATCACTTTATTGAGAGGTGTTTCAACTCGTAAGGTATTAATTGAATCGGTCGCCAATATGACAAATGTAAGCTTGCACAATTACAAAATTGCTGAGAAAGGACAATTAGTATATGTAGCTGATACTTCAAGAAGAGGTGAAAAAATTGCCATTGCTTTAAATGAAGACGAAACCTGCATAGTATCTAGCATCTACACTGTTTTTGAAACAGACCAAAATTATCTTTTACCTGAATACCTGTTCATTTGGTTTAATCGTTCTGAATTTGACAGATATGCACGTTTTAATTCGTGGGGCAGTGCTAGAGAGACTTTTAATTGGGATGATTTGTGTGATGTGGAAATCCCCATGCCAAGCATTGAAGAACAGCGCAAATATGTAGCCCTGTACAACGGTTTGCTCACCAACCAAAAAGTGTATGAAAACAGCTTGGCTGATTTGCAGCTGATTTGCGATACCTACATTGAGGATTTGATTAAAAAAGAGCCGCTGAAACGATTGGGTGAATATATCGAGTTGAATGAACAGCGTAATAGTGATTTGAAGTATGGTGTCGATGATGTTCGAGGTGTTTCAAATAGCAAGCAGTTTATGCCAACAAAAGCCAATAATGTAGGAAGAAATCTCGAAAGGTTTTATGTGATATCGCCAGGTGAATTCGTTTACAATAGTCGAACGACTCGTATGGGTGATAAGGTTGGCTTAGGCTATAACAACAATGAAGAAACCTTTTTAACAAGTTGGAATAATACCGCATTTAGAGTAAAGAAAGATTCTCTGAACATACTCAATCCAGCATATCTGTATTTATTTTTTTATCGTTCTGAATTTGACCGTTATGCTCGTTTCAATTCTTGGGGAAGTTCAACAGAACTATTTTCTTGGGCGGATATGTGTGATGTTCATTTGCCCATTCCGAGCATAGAAAAACAAGAAGCCATAGTTACCATTTACCACACTTTAGAAACCCGCAAACGCATCAACGAGCAGTTAAAAGAAAGCATTAAACCGCTTTGCCCTGTTCTGATGAAGGGGGTTGTGGAGAGTATGGAAGTTGAAAACCTTAAAATAGAAACGGTATGA